Proteins encoded within one genomic window of Streptomyces taklimakanensis:
- a CDS encoding DUF4360 domain-containing protein, with product MSGTLLAGGAAAALFVSTLSGAVPVSEPTSTVPDEKIQVGVVTVNGSGCPVGTAAVAVSPDNTAFTVTYSDYLAVAGVGAQPTDFRKNCQLNLSVRVPHGFTYAIAGVDYRGYAYLAEGATATQKAHYYFQAQENTASSSHRISGPYDNNWRTADRTEVGELVWAPCGETRNFNVNTELRVDGGESADRTTSFIAMDSTDGAVNTVYRLAWRKCES from the coding sequence ATGTCCGGAACTCTTCTGGCCGGCGGAGCGGCCGCCGCGTTGTTCGTCTCGACCCTCTCCGGCGCCGTACCGGTCTCGGAGCCGACCTCCACGGTCCCCGACGAGAAGATCCAGGTCGGCGTCGTCACGGTCAACGGATCGGGCTGCCCGGTGGGGACGGCGGCCGTGGCCGTCTCCCCCGACAACACGGCCTTCACCGTGACCTACAGCGACTACCTCGCCGTGGCCGGCGTGGGCGCGCAGCCCACCGACTTCCGGAAGAACTGCCAGCTCAACCTCAGTGTGCGGGTGCCGCACGGCTTCACCTACGCGATCGCCGGCGTGGACTACCGCGGGTACGCGTACCTGGCCGAGGGCGCCACCGCCACCCAGAAGGCGCACTACTACTTCCAGGCCCAGGAGAACACGGCCTCGTCGTCGCACCGGATCTCGGGCCCCTACGACAACAACTGGCGGACCGCGGACCGGACCGAGGTCGGCGAACTGGTCTGGGCACCCTGCGGCGAGACCCGGAACTTCAACGTCAACACCGAACTGCGGGTCGACGGCGGCGAGTCCGCCGACAGGACCACCAGTTTCATCGCGATGGACTCCACCGACGGTGCCGTCAACACCGTCTACCGGCTCGCCTGGAGGAAGTGCGAGTCCTGA
- a CDS encoding DUF4360 domain-containing protein, whose protein sequence is MSGALAAGGAIAALFASTFSPNIIAPTPTFEDAPTDKMVIDVVTVNGSGCPLGTAAVAVSPDNTAFTVTYSDYLAQVGVGAKPTDFRKNCQLNLAVRVPQGFTYAIAGVTYRGYAYLAEGATATQKAHYYFQGQEETNEGVHRFEGPFDDNWQASDVTEIGALVWAPCGEIRNFNVNTELRVGGGTSDTSRTTSFITMDSADGAVNTTYRLAWKECPTDDGSDA, encoded by the coding sequence ATGTCCGGAGCCCTTGCAGCGGGCGGTGCGATCGCGGCGTTGTTCGCCTCGACGTTCTCCCCGAACATCATCGCCCCCACCCCCACCTTCGAGGACGCGCCGACCGACAAGATGGTGATCGACGTCGTCACGGTCAACGGATCGGGCTGCCCGCTGGGGACGGCGGCCGTGGCCGTCTCCCCCGACAACACGGCCTTCACCGTGACCTACAGCGACTACCTCGCCCAGGTGGGCGTGGGTGCGAAACCGACCGACTTCCGGAAGAACTGCCAGCTCAACCTGGCCGTGCGGGTGCCCCAGGGCTTCACCTACGCGATCGCCGGCGTCACCTACCGCGGGTACGCGTACCTGGCCGAGGGCGCCACCGCCACCCAGAAGGCGCACTACTACTTCCAGGGCCAGGAGGAGACGAACGAGGGAGTCCACCGGTTCGAGGGACCGTTCGACGACAACTGGCAGGCGAGCGACGTGACCGAGATCGGCGCCCTGGTCTGGGCGCCCTGCGGCGAGATCCGGAACTTCAACGTCAACACCGAGCTGAGGGTCGGCGGCGGCACCTCCGACACCTCCCGGACCACCAGCTTCATCACGATGGACTCCGCCGACGGCGCCGTCAACACCACCTACCGACTCGCCTGGAAGGAGTGCCCGACCGACGACGGGAGCGACGCGTGA
- a CDS encoding BON domain-containing protein — protein sequence MTDRDTRRTGGTRAPETSAGGATGDPVENIEYRIAHLQERLVREEIAELGMRVEVRGGTVLVSGTAPSSECRDTITRIAEEELAGVPVRTDIVVADTTAPDRPEELA from the coding sequence ATGACCGACCGTGACACCCGTCGGACCGGCGGGACACGGGCACCGGAGACGAGCGCCGGCGGCGCCACCGGAGACCCCGTCGAGAACATCGAGTACCGCATCGCCCACCTCCAGGAACGACTCGTCCGCGAGGAGATCGCCGAACTGGGCATGCGCGTCGAGGTCCGTGGCGGCACCGTCCTCGTCAGCGGCACCGCGCCCTCCTCCGAGTGCCGTGACACCATCACGCGCATCGCGGAGGAGGAGCTGGCCGGCGTACCGGTACGGACCGACATCGTCGTGGCCGACACCACGGCCCCCGACCGTCCGGAGGAACTCGCATGA
- a CDS encoding metallophosphoesterase family protein, with product MIRIAAVGDIHMGPDSRGVLRPAFESLPECADLLLLAGDLTRHGTPEEARVVADEVAGLGVPVIAVLGNHDHHDERPEEVTALLRDAGVTVLEGAGTVVDVDGTSVGVAGTKGFGGGFAGRSGGEFGEPVMKEFVRYSRRCADGLRASLEELEGRGCAVRVALTHFSPVPDTLAGEPLEIYPFLGSYLLAEAVDEAGADLAVHGHAHAGTEHGMTSGGVRVRNVAQPVIRRAFAVYHLRAGAAGEEEHGSGAGALAEASR from the coding sequence ATGATCCGCATCGCAGCCGTCGGCGACATCCACATGGGGCCGGACAGCAGGGGCGTGTTGCGGCCGGCCTTCGAGTCCCTGCCCGAGTGCGCCGACCTCCTGTTGCTCGCCGGAGACCTGACCCGGCACGGCACGCCCGAGGAGGCTCGGGTGGTCGCCGACGAGGTCGCCGGCCTGGGCGTGCCGGTGATCGCCGTGCTGGGCAACCACGACCACCACGACGAGCGGCCCGAGGAGGTCACCGCCCTGCTGCGGGACGCGGGCGTCACCGTCCTGGAGGGCGCGGGGACGGTCGTCGACGTCGACGGCACGTCCGTCGGGGTGGCGGGCACCAAGGGCTTCGGCGGAGGGTTCGCCGGACGCAGCGGCGGCGAGTTCGGCGAACCGGTGATGAAGGAGTTCGTCCGCTACAGCCGGCGCTGCGCGGACGGCCTGCGGGCCTCCCTGGAGGAGCTGGAGGGGCGGGGGTGCGCCGTGCGCGTCGCCCTGACGCACTTCTCCCCCGTGCCCGACACCCTCGCCGGGGAGCCGCTGGAGATCTACCCCTTCCTGGGCAGCTACCTGCTGGCCGAGGCGGTGGACGAGGCGGGCGCCGACCTGGCCGTCCACGGACACGCCCACGCCGGTACCGAACACGGCATGACCAGCGGTGGGGTGCGGGTGCGCAACGTCGCCCAGCCGGTCATCCGTCGCGCCTTCGCGGTCTACCACCTGCGGGCCGGGGCAGCCGGAGAGGAGGAACACGGCAGCGGTGCCGGTGCGCTGGCCGAGGCGTCCCGCTGA